The Wolbachia endosymbiont of Ctenocephalides felis wCfeT genome includes a region encoding these proteins:
- a CDS encoding GH25 family lysozyme: protein MKNGIDVSHWDGPIDWKKIAANKEFAFTKATEGATFQDESFEKNLTGMKENNLEAGAYHIFRMTSSPEERIHSGVWLKKQ, encoded by the coding sequence ATGAAAAACGGAATTGACGTATCTCACTGGGATGGTCCTATTGACTGGAAAAAAATTGCTGCAAATAAAGAGTTTGCTTTTACCAAAGCAACAGAAGGAGCAACTTTTCAAGATGAATCATTTGAAAAAAATCTAACAGGCATGAAAGAAAACAACTTGGAAGCTGGTGCATATCATATCTTCAGAATGACTTCATCTCCTGAAGAGCGTATCCATTCAGGTGTATGGCTTAAGAAGCAATAG
- a CDS encoding alpha/beta hydrolase: MVEVFLNNATEKIEGEYHQSKDAGAPVALILHHHPQYGGNMDSKMIQSIYTSFVDNNFSVLKINFRGVGKSTGIFDKGIGELTDAAVAIDWLQEHNPSNVPIWIAGFSFGAWVAMQLTMRRPEIVGFIALSIPASKYDFSFLSPCPVPGLIVQSSNDVISEESDVTELVKRLINSTKSDLMEYHIIDDTNHFLRDKEEKVVQIIYDYIKMRLSNTITSSRKIKKEIRIKEYA; this comes from the coding sequence ATGGTAGAAGTTTTTTTAAATAACGCAACAGAGAAGATAGAAGGAGAATATCATCAGAGTAAAGACGCTGGTGCACCAGTCGCATTAATTTTACATCATCATCCTCAGTATGGTGGCAACATGGACAGCAAAATGATACAGAGTATATATACATCGTTTGTTGATAATAATTTCTCTGTATTAAAAATTAATTTTCGTGGTGTAGGGAAATCTACTGGAATTTTTGATAAAGGCATAGGGGAGTTAACTGACGCTGCTGTTGCAATTGATTGGCTTCAAGAGCACAACCCTAGCAATGTCCCGATTTGGATTGCTGGCTTTTCTTTCGGAGCGTGGGTAGCAATGCAGCTAACAATGCGTAGGCCAGAAATAGTAGGATTTATTGCACTTTCTATTCCAGCAAGCAAGTACGATTTTTCTTTCCTTTCTCCATGCCCTGTACCTGGACTTATAGTTCAAAGTAGTAATGATGTGATTTCAGAAGAAAGTGATGTAACAGAGTTAGTAAAAAGGTTGATAAACTCAACAAAAAGTGATCTTATGGAATATCATATAATAGATGACACTAATCACTTTTTAAGAGATAAAGAAGAAAAAGTAGTGCAGATTATTTATGATTATATAAAAATGCGCTTGAGCAACACAATTACTTCTTCCAGAAAGATAAAAAAGGAGATAAGAATAAAAGAATACGCTTAG
- the fsa gene encoding fructose-6-phosphate aldolase — protein MEIFLDSVDLKEIRELKEFIDGITTNPSLIAKSGHKDKYEDLIREICSIIEGPVSVEVVANKHEEMIKEGLKLAKIADNIVVKLPLTHDGLISCKKLLTEHNVPANITLCFSPGQALLAAKAGACFISPFVGRLDDVGYDGLSLIKDICTIYSNYDFDTQILVASVRSPAHVIEAARLGADSVTVPAKILRQLMNHPLTDQGLAIFEKDWSGK, from the coding sequence ATGGAAATTTTTCTTGATAGTGTTGATTTAAAAGAAATTAGAGAGTTAAAGGAATTTATTGATGGTATAACAACAAATCCTTCATTAATAGCTAAATCCGGTCATAAAGATAAATATGAGGATTTAATACGTGAAATATGTTCCATTATAGAAGGGCCAGTTAGTGTTGAAGTTGTTGCAAACAAGCATGAAGAGATGATCAAAGAAGGTCTAAAGTTAGCGAAAATAGCCGATAATATAGTAGTGAAGTTACCTCTTACACATGATGGATTAATTTCTTGTAAAAAGTTGTTGACAGAGCATAACGTGCCTGCTAATATTACGTTATGTTTTTCTCCTGGACAAGCACTGCTTGCCGCTAAGGCCGGTGCTTGTTTTATTTCCCCTTTCGTTGGTCGCCTCGATGATGTGGGTTATGATGGTCTATCTTTAATAAAGGATATATGCACCATATATTCCAACTATGATTTTGATACTCAAATCCTTGTTGCATCAGTGAGGAGTCCAGCACATGTTATAGAAGCTGCAAGACTCGGCGCTGATTCGGTAACTGTTCCAGCAAAAATACTCAGGCAATTAATGAATCATCCACTTACCGATCAAGGTTTGGCAATATTTGAAAAAGATTGGAGCGGAAAATGA
- a CDS encoding ankyrin repeat domain-containing protein: MALGVTNNIQFSFFEKAFKNIEQVITTQPMFYLPIDEVGADLIRRVRIKENYGESVYDVEWFHVIGGIAKDLSRKYPSEYEKWKKSGFDINYVFKSSCSLVNSDVHGVSTCEYSTYSTLLHLAARCNAKGEVIRSLVNIGANPLLKEDSALTSIEIRGSSGIVRDITKQIPLDIATSSETRLALLQVTKRKLDEDYSNGKIARKCIAVVAAVSIGVALCATDFLVLFLAYYVGFVFLVGFAINEYKLRETRKAETKINEVETRVNDVRLEPVVEVDAELLGHQ, from the coding sequence ATGGCGCTAGGTGTGACAAACAATATTCAATTCTCATTTTTTGAGAAAGCATTCAAAAATATAGAACAAGTAATAACGACCCAGCCTATGTTTTACCTTCCTATAGATGAAGTGGGCGCAGACTTAATAAGGCGCGTAAGGATCAAAGAAAATTATGGCGAATCAGTGTATGATGTTGAATGGTTTCACGTGATTGGCGGTATAGCAAAGGACTTATCGCGAAAGTACCCATCTGAGTATGAAAAGTGGAAGAAAAGCGGCTTTGATATAAATTATGTATTCAAGAGTTCTTGTAGTCTAGTTAATTCGGATGTACATGGTGTTTCTACTTGTGAATATTCTACATATAGTACACTACTACACTTGGCAGCTAGATGTAACGCTAAAGGAGAAGTAATTAGGAGTTTAGTAAATATAGGAGCAAATCCTTTACTAAAAGAGGATAGTGCGCTTACCTCAATTGAAATAAGGGGTAGCTCAGGTATAGTGAGAGATATTACAAAGCAAATCCCCCTCGATATTGCAACCAGTAGCGAAACAAGATTAGCACTCTTACAAGTTACAAAAAGGAAACTTGATGAGGATTACTCAAATGGAAAAATCGCGAGGAAATGTATTGCAGTGGTAGCTGCTGTTTCTATCGGTGTTGCATTGTGTGCTACTGATTTTCTTGTACTTTTTCTTGCATACTATGTAGGTTTTGTATTTCTTGTAGGTTTTGCTATAAATGAGTATAAACTTAGAGAGACAAGAAAGGCTGAGACAAAAATAAACGAAGTCGAGACAAGAGTAAACGACGTAAGATTAGAGCCTGTCGTTGAGGTTGATGCTGAGTTGCTTGGTCATCAGTAG
- a CDS encoding Mrp/NBP35 family ATP-binding protein → MISEEVVRKSLKKVIECKSDKDIDIVSSIIIKGGNVNFALEITEANEELRKSCEQAVKAIPGVEKVTVVAVSQRKATQRKAKLNIKGVKNIIVIASGKGGVGKSTVALNLALSLVKLKHRVALVDADIYGPSIPKMLDAENLKPEIQDGKAMPIEKHGLHTISIGYFIDKDRAVIWRGPMITKALYNLLIGTKWSDIEYLIIDTPPGTGDVHLSLMENFDLTGAIIVSTPQELALIDARKIYDMLVKLSVPVIGMIENMSYLVQNNSKIYIFGESGAKKMSEELNVKLLGNIPLDTQICQASDSGDPLMLGKDLVEIYKNIAKDIINKIYG, encoded by the coding sequence ATGATCAGTGAAGAAGTTGTAAGGAAAAGCTTAAAAAAAGTTATAGAGTGCAAAAGTGATAAAGATATTGATATAGTATCTTCAATTATTATTAAAGGCGGAAATGTTAACTTTGCACTTGAAATTACTGAAGCAAATGAGGAGTTGAGAAAAAGTTGCGAACAAGCTGTTAAAGCAATACCAGGGGTAGAAAAAGTCACTGTAGTTGCTGTTAGTCAGAGGAAAGCCACACAACGAAAGGCTAAATTAAACATCAAAGGCGTAAAAAATATTATTGTTATTGCCTCAGGTAAAGGGGGTGTAGGAAAATCTACAGTTGCATTAAATCTCGCTCTTTCGTTAGTGAAATTAAAGCATAGAGTTGCATTAGTTGATGCGGATATATACGGTCCTTCAATTCCTAAAATGCTTGATGCTGAGAACCTAAAACCGGAGATACAGGATGGCAAAGCAATGCCGATAGAAAAGCACGGACTGCATACTATCTCAATTGGTTACTTTATTGACAAAGATCGTGCGGTAATATGGCGTGGACCTATGATCACAAAAGCACTTTATAATTTGCTGATAGGAACGAAGTGGTCTGATATAGAATATTTAATAATTGATACTCCTCCTGGCACTGGTGACGTCCATTTAAGCCTGATGGAGAATTTTGACTTAACTGGAGCGATAATAGTTTCAACTCCACAGGAACTTGCTCTGATTGATGCTCGTAAGATTTACGATATGCTTGTAAAGCTTAGTGTGCCAGTTATTGGTATGATAGAAAACATGAGTTATTTAGTTCAAAATAACTCAAAAATATACATATTTGGTGAAAGTGGTGCAAAAAAAATGTCAGAGGAATTAAATGTCAAACTTTTAGGTAACATCCCTTTAGATACGCAAATCTGTCAAGCTTCCGATTCTGGAGATCCTTTAATGCTGGGTAAAGACTTGGTAGAAATCTATAAGAATATTGCTAAAGATATAATAAATAAAATATATGGATAG
- the ubiH gene encoding 2-octaprenyl-6-methoxyphenyl hydroxylase yields the protein MNYDVIISGGGLLGLITAIGLSQGSVSVAVIEKNSLPRITNDNRAFAISQGSKKILESLGIWQLIENEAEPILDICILDGNSPVTVHYDHKMVSEEPMGYVINNATIWSAINSNFLNKLNIYSPHSYKTIACDAGYTEVILDNDQELISSLLICAEGKNSQLPGLFSIPIVKFNYGQNSIVCNVKHELHHQNLAIERFFPGGPFAILPMKGGYTSSIVWTEKSEISKMLMSLSEEEFAVELKKRFGSYLGEVKLENERKSYPLSFAFARKLYRSRVLLIGDAAHSIHPVAGQGLNLGIRDVESVINHIVDAKAAGMDIGSSYLLKKISRDRYFDNLTMALTTDRVNRIFSNKILCAKMLRNLGLIAVENSNFLKRRFIQHAMGH from the coding sequence ATGAACTATGATGTAATTATTTCAGGTGGTGGACTGCTCGGCCTTATTACTGCTATTGGGCTCAGTCAGGGCTCTGTGTCTGTTGCTGTAATTGAAAAAAACAGCTTGCCACGCATAACTAATGATAATCGAGCATTTGCTATCTCTCAAGGATCGAAAAAAATATTGGAAAGTTTAGGAATTTGGCAACTTATAGAGAACGAAGCAGAACCGATACTTGATATATGTATATTAGATGGAAACAGTCCAGTCACTGTGCACTATGATCATAAAATGGTTAGTGAAGAGCCAATGGGCTATGTAATTAATAATGCTACCATATGGAGTGCGATTAATAGTAATTTTCTCAATAAGTTAAATATATACTCTCCACATTCATATAAAACGATCGCTTGTGATGCTGGATATACAGAAGTAATTCTTGATAATGATCAAGAGTTAATATCTTCATTATTGATCTGTGCTGAAGGTAAGAACTCTCAGCTACCGGGGTTGTTCTCTATACCAATAGTAAAGTTTAATTACGGGCAAAACAGCATAGTGTGCAATGTAAAACATGAACTTCATCATCAAAATCTTGCAATTGAACGTTTTTTCCCTGGGGGACCATTTGCAATTCTACCAATGAAGGGTGGCTATACCTCTTCGATAGTTTGGACGGAAAAATCTGAAATTTCAAAGATGCTAATGAGCCTATCTGAAGAGGAGTTTGCTGTGGAACTTAAAAAACGATTTGGCTCTTATCTAGGGGAAGTTAAATTAGAAAATGAAAGAAAATCTTATCCTTTGAGTTTTGCTTTTGCAAGAAAGTTGTATAGGAGCAGAGTTTTACTAATTGGTGATGCAGCGCACTCAATTCATCCGGTGGCGGGCCAGGGGCTTAACCTTGGTATAAGAGATGTTGAAAGTGTTATAAATCACATAGTTGACGCGAAAGCGGCTGGAATGGATATTGGCAGTAGCTATTTATTAAAGAAGATCTCACGTGATAGGTATTTTGATAATTTAACAATGGCACTTACAACTGACAGAGTGAATAGAATATTTTCCAACAAAATATTGTGTGCTAAAATGCTAAGAAACTTAGGTTTGATTGCAGTTGAAAACTCAAATTTTCTAAAAAGACGCTTTATTCAACATGCTATGGGGCATTGA
- a CDS encoding AAA family ATPase, whose product MTAGDTLFVFITGASGVGKTTVLKAIEEKLEPDDVSINYFDSIGVPSTEEMVREYGSGEKWQEAMTNAWVEKLSKVEDRKLIFLAGQFNPDFAIEPLKKLNIENYLIICLHVDKDLREHRLTNLRNQPELANTDMNNWAEFLKRKTTEVGGIVLQPLDAKETYPFSRAVK is encoded by the coding sequence ATGACTGCAGGTGACACATTATTTGTATTCATCACCGGTGCTTCAGGAGTTGGTAAAACAACTGTTTTGAAAGCCATAGAAGAGAAACTTGAACCTGACGATGTTTCCATCAACTACTTTGACAGCATAGGAGTTCCAAGCACTGAAGAGATGGTGAGGGAATATGGAAGTGGAGAAAAGTGGCAAGAAGCAATGACAAATGCTTGGGTTGAAAAACTATCTAAGGTAGAGGATAGAAAGCTGATTTTTCTTGCAGGACAATTTAATCCTGATTTTGCAATTGAGCCTCTTAAAAAGTTGAACATAGAGAATTATCTCATCATCTGCCTTCATGTCGATAAAGATTTACGAGAACATAGATTGACCAACTTGCGTAACCAACCTGAACTTGCAAATACTGACATGAACAATTGGGCCGAATTTTTAAAAAGAAAGACAACCGAAGTTGGTGGTATAGTGTTACAACCGCTGGATGCCAAAGAAACGTATCCATTCAGCCGGGCGGTAAAATAA
- a CDS encoding GNAT family N-acetyltransferase — MTAGNKTTIKKISPDNPTLPNVIQWSVGCPTYDKIRQVIESYQNANQHLIGAFDCEKLIGIVGIEKIAQQITIRHISVLPSYRKRGIGKAIINFVIRKFTMQQIVTETDDEAVDFYRKFGFVCYSFNGKYGNLRYRCYYDCR; from the coding sequence ATGACTGCAGGAAATAAGACTACTATAAAGAAAATTTCTCCAGATAATCCTACACTTCCTAATGTGATTCAATGGTCTGTTGGCTGCCCAACTTATGATAAAATTAGACAAGTTATAGAGAGTTACCAAAATGCAAATCAACACCTCATTGGGGCATTTGATTGTGAAAAATTGATTGGCATTGTTGGAATAGAGAAAATTGCACAACAAATCACTATTCGTCATATTAGTGTTTTGCCTAGTTACAGAAAGCGCGGTATAGGTAAGGCAATAATTAACTTTGTTATAAGAAAATTTACCATGCAACAAATAGTCACAGAAACTGATGATGAGGCTGTGGATTTCTATCGGAAGTTTGGCTTTGTATGTTATTCGTTTAATGGAAAATATGGAAATTTGCGCTATAGGTGTTATTATGACTGCAGGTGA
- the atpD gene encoding F0F1 ATP synthase subunit beta, whose protein sequence is MSIGRAVKITQSVVDLKFEGDKLPKIFDALKSKQKYRDKELVLEVSQHIGDNIVRCIAMDSTDGLSRGDEFIDTGAPISVPIGRPTLGRIFNVVGELIDERGPLSGECDLEPIHRAPPSFTEQRIQEEVLVTGIKVIDLLAPYLKGGKIGLFGGAGVGKTVLIMELINNIAKAHKGFSVFAGVGERTREGNDLYHEMITSNVIDIDEQEKSQAVLVYGQMNEPPGARARVALTALTMAEYFRDRENQDILFFVDNIFRFTQAGSEISALLGRIPSAVGYQPTLATDMGGMQERIASTTAGSITSVQAIYVPADDLTDPAPATTFSHLDATTVLSRQIAEMGIYPAVDPLDSTSQSLSVDIIGEEHYKVASEVKRILQTYKSLQDIIAILGMDELSDEDKIIVDRARKIQKFLSQPFHVAEIFTGMPGKFVSLSDTISSFKGIVEGKYDHLPEAAFYMVGSIDEVIKKKAESIKAETAAGTKN, encoded by the coding sequence ATGAGCATAGGTCGAGCAGTTAAAATAACTCAATCAGTTGTTGATTTAAAATTTGAAGGTGATAAGTTACCTAAGATATTTGATGCTCTGAAAAGTAAGCAGAAATATAGAGATAAGGAACTGGTTTTAGAAGTTTCACAGCATATAGGTGATAATATAGTCCGTTGTATTGCTATGGACAGCACAGATGGCTTATCACGTGGCGATGAATTTATTGATACTGGTGCGCCAATATCAGTGCCAATTGGTCGTCCAACCTTAGGAAGAATATTTAATGTTGTTGGGGAGCTTATAGATGAACGTGGTCCATTAAGTGGAGAATGTGATTTAGAGCCGATACACAGAGCACCGCCAAGTTTTACTGAACAGAGGATACAGGAAGAAGTTTTGGTGACAGGGATAAAAGTTATTGATCTTCTTGCGCCTTACCTTAAAGGAGGAAAGATCGGCTTATTTGGTGGAGCTGGTGTTGGTAAAACAGTTCTAATAATGGAATTAATTAATAATATAGCAAAGGCACATAAAGGATTTTCTGTATTTGCTGGGGTAGGTGAAAGAACACGTGAAGGTAACGATCTTTACCATGAGATGATTACTTCAAATGTAATAGATATAGATGAACAAGAAAAATCTCAGGCTGTTTTAGTTTATGGTCAAATGAACGAACCTCCTGGAGCAAGAGCTAGAGTTGCTTTAACAGCACTAACAATGGCTGAGTATTTTCGCGATCGTGAAAATCAAGATATTTTGTTTTTTGTGGATAATATTTTCCGCTTTACTCAAGCTGGTTCTGAGATTTCTGCGTTGCTTGGGAGAATACCATCTGCGGTTGGTTATCAACCAACTCTTGCAACTGATATGGGAGGAATGCAAGAAAGAATTGCTTCAACCACTGCTGGTTCTATTACCTCTGTGCAGGCAATATATGTTCCTGCAGATGATTTAACGGATCCAGCTCCTGCAACTACGTTCTCTCACCTTGATGCAACTACAGTATTATCAAGGCAGATAGCTGAAATGGGAATATACCCTGCAGTTGATCCGCTTGATTCAACTTCTCAATCCTTATCTGTTGATATAATTGGTGAAGAACATTATAAAGTTGCTTCTGAAGTTAAGCGTATATTACAGACCTATAAGTCTTTACAGGATATTATTGCAATACTTGGAATGGATGAATTATCTGATGAAGATAAAATTATTGTTGATAGGGCGCGAAAAATTCAAAAGTTTCTTTCTCAACCTTTTCATGTTGCAGAAATATTTACTGGCATGCCTGGTAAATTTGTTTCGCTTTCTGATACTATTTCCAGCTTTAAGGGAATTGTTGAGGGTAAATATGATCACTTGCCTGAAGCTGCTTTTTATATGGTAGGAAGCATAGATGAAGTTATAAAAAAAAAGGCTGAGTCGATCAAAGCTGAAACTGCAGCAGGAACTAAAAATTAA
- a CDS encoding F0F1 ATP synthase subunit epsilon codes for MSTFKVQLLSPDDKISFDKVISISVNGLEGELVILANYSPYMIYLLPSVITIKMSDQTESRVIIDNGILEVADNNCNILANQIQSFDSSIYDEELLKSKRINAYIGYLDDRQR; via the coding sequence ATGAGCACTTTTAAAGTACAACTACTTTCTCCTGATGATAAGATTTCATTTGATAAAGTAATTTCCATTTCAGTAAATGGATTGGAAGGAGAGCTTGTAATTTTAGCTAATTATTCTCCTTATATGATTTATTTATTACCTAGTGTGATTACTATTAAAATGAGTGATCAAACAGAAAGTAGGGTTATAATTGATAATGGAATATTGGAAGTTGCAGATAATAATTGCAATATTTTAGCAAACCAAATTCAGAGTTTTGATAGTTCAATTTATGATGAGGAATTACTTAAAAGCAAGAGAATTAATGCGTATATAGGATATCTTGATGATAGACAGAGATAA
- a CDS encoding twin-arginine translocase TatA/TatE family subunit: MSLGPWQLFLVLIIILVLFGAGKMPQVMRDLGKGIKNLKQELKDSDKLSSNEPDR; encoded by the coding sequence ATGAGTTTAGGACCATGGCAATTGTTTCTAGTCTTAATAATAATATTAGTTCTGTTTGGTGCAGGTAAAATGCCGCAAGTTATGCGTGATTTGGGAAAGGGTATTAAAAATCTCAAGCAAGAGCTTAAAGATTCAGATAAACTCTCCTCTAACGAACCAGATCGTTAG
- a CDS encoding ABC transporter ATP-binding protein, with protein MLVNNISYFYNNQDDFALSNINIEVKKGNVVCLLGHSGCGKSTILKLITGIENPKSGTIFINDRLVAGNKTSIAIEDRNVGLIFQHSALFPHKTVVENITFAVKNVSKAEKYKIALSILQLLNIEKYENMYPNVLSGGQQQLVAIARVMAQNPEVVLLDEPFSNLDILLKRRIRQHILSLFRRKNIPVLMVTHDPQEALEVADFIYVMRDGRIIQSGISSDIYNQPKDDTLARFFSDLSSTVQLSKFNLL; from the coding sequence ATGCTAGTTAACAACATTAGTTATTTTTATAATAATCAAGACGATTTTGCCTTGAGTAACATAAACATTGAAGTTAAAAAAGGAAATGTTGTTTGTTTATTAGGACATTCTGGTTGTGGTAAGTCGACGATTTTAAAGTTAATTACAGGCATAGAAAATCCAAAGTCAGGAACCATTTTTATAAATGATAGATTAGTTGCAGGTAATAAGACATCGATTGCTATAGAAGATAGGAATGTAGGGTTGATTTTTCAGCATTCTGCACTGTTTCCTCATAAAACAGTAGTAGAAAATATAACATTTGCGGTAAAAAATGTTTCTAAAGCAGAAAAATATAAAATTGCGCTGAGCATTTTGCAGCTACTAAATATAGAAAAATATGAGAATATGTACCCTAATGTTCTATCAGGTGGGCAGCAGCAATTAGTTGCAATAGCAAGAGTGATGGCACAAAATCCTGAAGTTGTATTACTAGATGAACCATTCTCGAATTTAGATATACTGCTAAAGCGTCGGATAAGACAGCATATATTATCTCTTTTTAGGAGAAAGAATATTCCTGTGCTGATGGTTACTCATGACCCACAAGAGGCGTTGGAAGTTGCTGATTTTATTTATGTGATGAGAGATGGTCGAATTATTCAATCGGGAATTTCCAGTGATATATATAATCAACCCAAAGATGATACTCTAGCAAGATTTTTTAGTGATCTTTCATCAACTGTACAGTTAAGCAAATTTAATTTACTTTGA
- the truB gene encoding tRNA pseudouridine(55) synthase TruB: protein MMHGWLNLDKPIGISSAQAVTKIKKIFGIKKAGHLGTLDPLATGVLPIALGETTKTIPYLSCDLKAYDFTIKWGEQRTTDDLDGEVIKTSTIKPKYDQINQAIKNFIGTIAQTPPQFSAVKIHGARSYKLARRGQKVNIEPRLVRIYEIKLISTDNESNTADFSMVCGSGVYVRSIARDLGILLNCFGHITRLRRTMVGDFRESESVKIEQYDTMSSQCLTQNCTNVAFLGQLSTKECNPSAQTLEWLCCIAKVKRTGSY from the coding sequence ATGATGCACGGCTGGCTAAATCTTGATAAACCAATAGGAATTAGCTCTGCACAGGCAGTTACTAAAATTAAAAAAATCTTTGGCATAAAAAAAGCTGGCCACTTGGGAACGCTTGACCCTTTAGCCACAGGAGTGCTACCAATTGCTCTTGGCGAAACAACAAAAACCATACCATATTTATCTTGTGACTTGAAAGCATATGATTTTACGATAAAATGGGGAGAGCAACGAACTACCGATGATTTGGATGGCGAAGTTATTAAAACTAGCACCATTAAACCAAAGTATGATCAAATAAACCAAGCTATTAAAAATTTTATTGGCACGATTGCACAAACTCCTCCACAATTTTCGGCAGTAAAAATTCACGGAGCAAGATCATACAAATTAGCAAGAAGAGGGCAAAAAGTAAATATTGAGCCTCGTTTGGTGCGCATATATGAAATAAAATTAATTTCCACAGATAATGAGAGTAATACTGCTGATTTTTCTATGGTATGCGGCAGTGGCGTGTATGTGCGATCAATTGCTCGAGATCTTGGCATTCTATTAAATTGCTTTGGGCACATTACAAGATTAAGAAGGACTATGGTAGGTGATTTTAGAGAGAGTGAGTCAGTGAAGATTGAGCAATACGATACGATGTCATCTCAGTGTTTGACACAGAACTGTACGAATGTTGCATTTTTAGGCCAATTGTCCACGAAGGAGTGTAATCCTAGTGCCCAGACACTGGAATGGCTTTGTTGCATAGCTAAAGTAAAAAGAACTGGGAGTTACTGA